DNA from Papio anubis isolate 15944 chromosome 1, Panubis1.0, whole genome shotgun sequence:
GGTGTTCTCATTTCTCACCTTCTTCAGGCTGAGCTTCACCACCAGGCCTCCTCACAGATTCCTGTCCCTTCTGTGTCCCGGACTCCGGATACCTCGACTTTCAGTACCTTGTGCTCAGCCCAGGTAACACGTTTTGTTGTgtcctcagtgcctggcacttagatGCTCAAGTTTGTTAAATGGATAGTGGGAGACACAGGAGTGTCAACTATCCACACATTTGATTGGTGAGCCCTACTAGCCCTGGGTCAACGTGCCCTGTAAGAGGATAATCAAAAGGAAGTCCAGCTTTCCTACCTCTCCACTTGAACCTCTTAGCATTAAATTTATGTTCCCCCGTGTTATGAAATCTGAGAATCCTGCCTATGCTATTTACAGGCCCAGAGCCATGGctatctcctcttcctcctgcaaaCTGCCCTTGGTGGCTGTGTGCCAGGTAACATCGACGCCAGACAAGCAACAGAACTTTAAAACATGTGCTGAGCTGGTTCGAGAGGCTGCCAGACTGGGTGCCTGCCTGGCTTTCCTGCCTGAGGCATTTGACTTCATTGCACGCGACCCTGCAGAGACGCTACGCCTGTCTGAACCACTGGGTGGGAGACTTTTGGAAGAATACACCCAGCTTGCCAGGTATCAGGGAAAGAGCGAGGGAGAGGTAGAATCTTAGTTGGACAGTGTCCCTGGATTGCCAGATATGAGGGTAGAGCCTTGAGAAGTCAGTAAAGAGTTGTCAGTGTCCCTTCCACCCAGGGAATGTGGACTCTGGCTGTCCTTGGGTGGTTTCCATGAGCGTGGCCAAGACTGGGAGCAGACTCAGAAAATCTACAATTGTCACGTGCTGCTGAACAGCAAAGGTGAGACTTTATAACCCTTTAGCCTGCCTCTTCCCATGCTCTTCTACCTAAACTTAGATTCTCCAGAATTGTTTCTCAACTCTTATTTCCTTGACCCAAGGATTTAGGGGTGTTCCTACTTCAGTTCCTAGCCTATAAACTATCTCCTCGGGAGGAGTAAGCAAGCTTCTAGAACACCAGCACTAAATATTCCTTCTTTCTTACTGTAGGGGCAGTAGTGGCCACTTACAGGAAGACACATCTGTGTGACGTAGAGATTCCAGGGCAGGGGCCTATGTGTGAAAGCAattccaccatgcctgggcccAGTCTTGAGTCACCTGTCAGCACACCAGCAGGCAAGGTGGGAGTTGTGAAAGAATGAGGGAGGGGAACAGGAATACTCTGAACTAGCGGTAGAGGATAGAAAGCCCTAAGAAAGGGGGTAATGGAAGTATGACTAGTTGCTGTGACAAACAGAGCAGGAAGACTACTAAGTAGGCTGTTTTTCATTCCAGGTTGGTCTAGCTGTCTGCTATGACATGCGGTTCCCTGAACTCTCTCTGGCATTGGCTCAAGCTGGAGCAGAGATACTTACCTATCCTTCAGCTTTTGGATCGGTTACAGGCCCAGCCCACTGGGAGGTAAGACAACATGTTTTTGAAACATAAGGGCCTTTTAACCTTATCCTCCCTGCTTGGCCCTACCAGTTAAATTCCTTCCCCTTTCCACCTAGTGGGGAAACTCATTCCCCAGATAATTCTCATGTTACAGAATAGTTAAAATAGTAAATCATTCCCAGGCAATTATCAGAATAGTCACAATGGGTAGATTGGTCTGTAATGTCCCTCAACTGTCACTTCCCCACTATTTGCTACATGTACTTATGTGAACACACATTTCATCCCCAGGTGTTGCTGCGGGCCCGTGCTATCGAAACCCAGTGCTATGTCGTGGCAGCGGCACAGTGTGGACGCCACCACGAGAAGAGAGCAAGTTATGGCCACAGCATGGTGGTAGACCCCTGGGGAACAGTGGTGGCCCGCTGCTCTGAGGGGCCAGGCCTCTGCCTTGCCCGGATAGACCTCAGCTATCTGCGACAGTTGCGTCAACACCTGCCTGTGTTCCAGCACCGCAGGCCTGACCTCTATGGCAATCTGGGTCACCCACTGTCTTAAGAGGACTTCTGTGAATTCAGACCCGCCCCCACCAGCCCCCACCCCGCCATTGTGAGCTGGTGCTCATGTGACTTGGAGGCAGGACCCAGGCACAGCTCCCCTCACTTGGAGAACCTTGACTCTCTTGATGGAACACAGGCTTGGCTTCTTAGGAAAGAAACTTTCACCTGAgcttcacctgaggtcagattgCAGTTTCAGAAAGGTGGCATTTTATATAGTCATTGTTTATTTCATGAAAACTGAAGTTCTGCTGAGGGCTGAGCAGCACTGgcattgaaaaatataataatcataaaGTCTATGTCTGGACATCGCCTTTGGGAACTAGAAGGGGAGTTGGTATTGTACCAGCTGGACTAAGCTCCAGTTCTAGACCTGGCTCATTCAACATGCGTCCCTACATAAATAAAAGTGCAACACTCAGTGCATGTCCCAGCCCCATTCTCCCAAGCATGGGAGTGGGCGTAGGagtggaggagggggaaggaaaaaggaattaCTTCACTTTCACCTATGATGCCCTTTGCCCAAGCcagaagaaagcaaaggggaaaaggGCTGCAGggtacattatttattttcacttgaaCATGGAAAGAAAGTGTCACACTCCCCCTTCCCCTTTATAGGGGGAGTGTATTTTAATCAGCAACCTCTTCTCCATCCACCCTGtctatgtgtgtacacatataccaCCACAATTGGGAGGCGTGACTCAGCTGACCCAGTCTTCTTATCTGTTCCTCCGTTGAAGAGGGTTTGACAAATGGGTAAAAGGAAGGAGCCACATCAGGCAGAGGTTTCAAGCCACGGAATGGAGGAAAGGCGGCAGAGAGGAGCAGcaccagaggccaggagagagtggaaaGGGTCAcagcttctttgtttttaaaaaattctataatttgGAAGAGGGTGGcgattaattttcaaaatacactTCAGAGTCCCACCTTCCACACAGCTCCCTTACTCACAGCCCTTTGGTTTTTTTAGACAACATTTAAGAGCTCTCATAAAGCCAGAAGTATTGATAACTCCTTAGTGCACCCAAAAGCAGTGTTCACATCAATCCCTTACAAAGACTATGTGCTGTAGACTTCGCTTCTCCCTATACATTTGTCTTACGGCTCAGTGGTAAGGTAGCTGTAGAGACACACATTAGGGGGTAAATGGAAAAGGGAAACAAAGGGGAAGCCCAGGCACATgggtgcagggaggggaggggaacaCTTCCACTTTcgtctttttctttaaaaaaaaaaaaaaaaaaaaaggcaggggtgtGATTGGTTGGAAGGGTAGAGAACAAACCCCAGAACAGTGTAAGCTCCAGAGATGGGTGATGGGAACAGTCCCCAAAGTGAGAAGAGGGAAAAGGTCAGGGTAATGCTTGCAGCATCAAGTTCCTCAGGAGTTTCTGTCGGCCCAGCTCATAGTCCTCCTCGTCTACATTTACCAGCAGCTTGATGGCTTCATGGCCCACAGCTTGCTTGAGGGAGTCTGTGATGAAGACACCTTTAAGTGCCTCTAATAAAGAGCCATTGATGTAGTCGCGCCAGAATGCGTCGAGGTAGGTGAGCTCAGAGAACTTGATGTCACAGATGATGGAGCCCAGGTCCCGGGACTTGAGGATGGTGTTAGCCTGGTTAAAGCGCTCAAACTGGCGCTCAAGTGGGTCCTGCTTGTTAGAGAAGACGTTGCCCTGCAGAGCAGTCTCATGCTGGCAGTACTCAGCCCGAACCCGCAGTCTGATGTCTGTTGGAAACAGAAGATAGAGAGCAGAAGAGGTTACAGTAAGGGATGAGTTTACAACCCAAGCTTGAAAACTGAAAAGCACAGCAGAATAAAAAAGTAGGGAATATCACCTGACAGCTTCTCTACCTCTTCCCCAGGACTATTTCTATGTATCTCTGAAACGCTTGCCTGAATGCAGGAGGTTCCCTTAAACTGGACATGCCCAGGTCAGCACTGTTCCCATTACCCACAGGTAGCAACTTGCTTATAGGAGATAGTTTCCTAATTACCAGGCACAGAAGTTCATTTTAATACTCTATCTTGACTTGGTTCATCCTACAATAAGGATGTCATAACAACATCCCTGTGATGTAGTATTAACTAAGAAGAGTTGAAATGTACCCTGCCACAGTCACAAAGAGCAGTTCTTCCACCAGACACCAAACCATTCAGCCTCACTTTGCAATGGCAATCAAAGTGAATCTCACACTGAATAGCATAAACTGGCTAGTGTCCCAGCAGTTCTTTATATTCTGCTTCAAGTCTGCTCCACCTCTGGAACCCTTGAACTTCCTCACCACATGTCTGCTTTTCCTTGGGATCTGGTGTCACTGACTTCCGGCGTTTTCGCTGGCTCCCAAGTGTGGCTCTCCCTCGGGCTGGCCGCTTGCTACACATCTGAGGACCCGAAGTGGGGCAGCACACCACAGGATAGTGGGGAGGCACTGACCAGAaagtaaaagggaagaaaacacagTAGGGTAAAGGCAGAAATTCAAACACTTCTCTTGGAATGAGGAAGGAATCATTTAGACTTAGCACTAAAAGCAGTGGAAATAATGTGACTTGAAAAGACATAATGTGAGAGCAAATACAGGACCTAGGAGAAACATCAACAcctcacctgattttttttttttttaatggggcaAGATGTGGGGCACAGCATCCTTTCATTTAAGCTGGCAAAGCCCAGAATGTGATGGGATCAGTGTCCTTTTACTTGATGATGGAAAGTAGGGGGAGTTAATGTCTTCTCACCTGTTTtagggggctggggaggccttggttCTGGATCACTGAGGGCTCTGGGGGTCACATAGCGAATTGATGTCTCCTCCAGATATTTGTCTACAAGATCAGGGCACACTGTAGGAGGAGAAGTAATCATTCAGGAAAATATATACCCTTCCCTTCTGTCAGTCCAAACCCCCAATGGGCCTCACAACTTACTCTAAGTACTCCCCAGGGTCAATGTGTCTTCCCCTTTGGATGCCTATGCTGCTCCTTCCTGGCCTCCCACAACTCTTCCCTGATTCTAGCCCCTAATACATCCTCACCAGCCCGTCTTCTCTTGAGGGTGACATAGGGCAGCAGGTCGTGGCGAGTGATGATGCGCAGCAGCTGCAGCACCTGGCGAAAGTTACTTTCATCACAGCGGCCCTGGCGCTCCAGTGCCAATAAGAAGTCACGTCCATTTCGGATGAGTCCACGCTCGTGGTCATCAATGACATcaacaaagaggaaagaaagcacGCGAACATCTCTGTGTGTCAGATGAGTGCCCACGATGTCAAACATGCGGTGCAGGCTGTACAGCCCATGTTCCTGCTCACCATGCTCTTCTGGCCACACCTGGCTTGCCCGCCGCTTTAGGCCCGCCATGCTGGGGGCTCAGGTACGCAATGCTTTCCAGAATCCCTGCTCAGCAGCTGCAATCCACACTGTACTGAAAGGGCAGGGAAAGAACCGATGAGATACTCAAGGGCAGGAACTAGTCTTAGGCATTCCCATATTCCCAGTCGCtaataatgcctggcacagtaTAGTGCTTTATAcatgtttattacattttttaaagtgtttgtttACAAATAAacactggctgggcacaggggctcacacctgtaatcccagcattttgggaggccaaggcaggaggatcacttgagcccaaacattcaagaccagcctgggcaacatatggagacccctgtttctacaaagaaaaaattagctgggcttggtggtacacgcctgtagtcccagctgcacaggaggctgaagtgggaggaaggcttgaggccaggagttcaagatcagcctgggcaacatatggagaccccagttcctacaaaaaagaaaaaattagctgggcttggtggtacacgcctatagtcccagctactcaggaggctgaggcaggaggatcacttgaggccaggagttcaaggctgcagtgagctataatcctgcactgtagcctgggtgacagagtgagacccccatcttgaaaaaaaaaaaaaaaaagaactagtttAAATTCTGACTGTTCTCACTGAAAAGCTGTGTAGCTGTGTGACCgtaagcaagtcacttaactccaAATTCTCAGTGCTGTCATCTGTAATCAGGGATGAATGAATCTATACCTCAGAGTTGTTAAGAATCCAATGAGAAAATACATGCAGAATCACTTGGTAACCCTTACATAAATGGTTGTGAAACAGATTTCAAAGA
Protein-coding regions in this window:
- the NIT1 gene encoding deaminated glutathione amidase isoform X1; translation: MLSFTTRPPHRFLSLLCPGLRIPRLSVPCAQPRPRAMAISSSSCKLPLVAVCQVTSTPDKQQNFKTCAELVREAARLGACLAFLPEAFDFIARDPAETLRLSEPLGGRLLEEYTQLARECGLWLSLGGFHERGQDWEQTQKIYNCHVLLNSKGAVVATYRKTHLCDVEIPGQGPMCESNSTMPGPSLESPVSTPAGKVGLAVCYDMRFPELSLALAQAGAEILTYPSAFGSVTGPAHWEVLLRARAIETQCYVVAAAQCGRHHEKRASYGHSMVVDPWGTVVARCSEGPGLCLARIDLSYLRQLRQHLPVFQHRRPDLYGNLGHPLS
- the NIT1 gene encoding deaminated glutathione amidase isoform X2, translating into MTFGLRKRLSKERGFSLMPRAMAISSSSCKLPLVAVCQVTSTPDKQQNFKTCAELVREAARLGACLAFLPEAFDFIARDPAETLRLSEPLGGRLLEEYTQLARECGLWLSLGGFHERGQDWEQTQKIYNCHVLLNSKGAVVATYRKTHLCDVEIPGQGPMCESNSTMPGPSLESPVSTPAGKVGLAVCYDMRFPELSLALAQAGAEILTYPSAFGSVTGPAHWEVLLRARAIETQCYVVAAAQCGRHHEKRASYGHSMVVDPWGTVVARCSEGPGLCLARIDLSYLRQLRQHLPVFQHRRPDLYGNLGHPLS
- the DEDD gene encoding death effector domain-containing protein, which translates into the protein MAGLKRRASQVWPEEHGEQEHGLYSLHRMFDIVGTHLTHRDVRVLSFLFVDVIDDHERGLIRNGRDFLLALERQGRCDESNFRQVLQLLRIITRHDLLPYVTLKRRRAVCPDLVDKYLEETSIRYVTPRALSDPEPRPPQPPKTVPPHYPVVCCPTSGPQMCSKRPARGRATLGSQRKRRKSVTPDPKEKQTCDIRLRVRAEYCQHETALQGNVFSNKQDPLERQFERFNQANTILKSRDLGSIICDIKFSELTYLDAFWRDYINGSLLEALKGVFITDSLKQAVGHEAIKLLVNVDEEDYELGRQKLLRNLMLQALP